From Chryseobacterium joostei, the proteins below share one genomic window:
- a CDS encoding M60 family metallopeptidase, protein MKKLLLNFFILWGTLVFSQLYQVPVYSSSSLQPAQSGNKVTNLLDGDNTTIYHSKWSQSGIPDELKFYFTSNVTSIKKLVYTPRQSGKNGMWTNVSISYSTQGAPNTFISVSNNLIWASNAQDKEVVFPTAIQNPYMIKISVNAGIENLSSGAEMKFFSETQPAITDGIDCSINTSELSINDTKATIIPSGTTASSYQWGDNIDKSYDNDVNTVYHSSFNNPTFPVVLNYRLDGVTPIDYLKYTPRSSGEYGRFGSVNISYNTTANSTFVNLMSFDFQHSFSPISVYFPNQITPLNVRITVNNSQENIASCAEMGFYTVGSSGAVNPYDNIFANTLYSALKPSVIQADIDGMASPFYKGLAQCLFNGTYANKYRVQDYKVYPPISVTTGNLKVKNGYDSFENPTGMVFAQGDKVALFAQNIPSGVSISLQVKDFSTVLLGTTSYYELHNGLNVFQLTNSGLGYISYYNTNAALPDIKINIVSGKVNGLYHYQTSTQSDWETNLTNSAYHMIDVVGQHSHLVYKKSMLRNHAPFNPAELVSKYDLIVKNEWLVMGLYKYNLVPKNRMFGYSNNEGGWHAAELGINLDSDGGEEKIADVNQLSLWGIAHEFGHVNQIRPDVKWIGTTEVTNNMHSTWVDYHMNPQNDGMSRLERESVVPTTGMESIEGGRINGAILNTTVNQEALQGNTNPDVFKVLVPFWQLELYYQLAGASRNAPVLSFNYPTNYTGVDYAHWFGTVANVARSYNSSGISNGELLLNFVKNTCDAVQEDLTGFFIKTGFLKPVNNYIDNNGIGQLIITQAQIDATIASIQAKNYQTPVSPVIHYISSRSIEAFRNQLPLSGQTGQGVTLSNNYLTVQHSVWKNAVAYETFNANNQLIYVSVMGTGDTSNQTTKVYYPSTATAVYAVGYDGQKILVYPSFPLETLTTTEAENKGFELIVYPNPVEQNDTIHIQLKNASGNYNAQISGLDGKVIFSSKGSLEAIEREINTEVLKYHTGIYLLSLKDAKGKAFKTVKIIKR, encoded by the coding sequence ATGAAAAAATTATTATTGAATTTCTTTATTTTATGGGGAACGCTTGTATTTTCACAGCTTTATCAGGTTCCCGTCTATTCAAGTTCATCTTTGCAACCGGCACAGTCAGGGAATAAAGTTACAAATCTGCTTGACGGTGATAATACCACGATTTATCATTCGAAATGGTCTCAGAGCGGTATTCCGGATGAGCTTAAATTTTATTTTACCTCGAATGTCACCAGCATTAAAAAGCTGGTTTACACTCCCAGACAATCCGGGAAAAACGGTATGTGGACCAATGTAAGTATTTCCTACAGTACACAGGGGGCTCCCAATACTTTCATCTCGGTAAGCAATAATTTAATTTGGGCATCCAACGCTCAGGATAAAGAAGTTGTTTTTCCAACAGCTATCCAGAACCCTTACATGATTAAAATTTCAGTAAACGCTGGCATTGAAAACTTATCGAGCGGAGCGGAGATGAAATTCTTTTCTGAAACACAACCTGCGATTACTGACGGTATAGACTGTAGCATCAATACGTCAGAATTAAGTATAAATGACACGAAAGCTACCATCATCCCTTCAGGAACAACCGCATCATCTTACCAGTGGGGAGACAATATCGATAAATCTTATGATAATGATGTAAATACGGTGTACCACTCTTCGTTCAACAATCCTACTTTTCCGGTGGTATTAAATTACAGATTAGACGGGGTCACTCCTATTGATTATCTGAAATATACGCCTAGATCCAGCGGGGAATATGGTCGGTTTGGAAGCGTGAACATAAGTTACAATACTACTGCAAACAGTACGTTTGTTAACCTGATGTCATTTGATTTTCAGCATTCTTTTTCTCCTATCAGTGTCTACTTTCCCAACCAGATAACTCCTTTAAATGTAAGAATTACCGTAAACAATAGCCAGGAAAATATTGCTAGCTGTGCCGAAATGGGCTTTTATACAGTAGGCTCTTCAGGAGCTGTAAATCCTTACGACAATATTTTTGCCAACACACTTTACTCAGCATTAAAACCTTCTGTTATTCAGGCAGATATTGATGGGATGGCATCACCGTTCTATAAAGGGCTGGCACAGTGCCTGTTCAATGGAACTTATGCAAATAAATACAGGGTTCAGGATTATAAGGTTTACCCTCCTATTTCTGTTACCACAGGTAATTTAAAGGTGAAAAACGGCTACGACAGTTTTGAAAATCCTACAGGTATGGTCTTTGCACAGGGAGATAAAGTGGCCTTGTTTGCTCAGAATATCCCTTCCGGTGTCAGCATCTCGTTGCAGGTAAAGGATTTTTCTACCGTTCTTCTCGGTACTACCTCCTATTATGAACTTCATAATGGTTTGAATGTATTTCAGCTGACCAACAGTGGTTTAGGATACATCAGTTATTATAATACCAATGCAGCTTTGCCTGATATCAAAATCAATATCGTTTCCGGTAAGGTCAATGGACTATATCATTATCAGACCTCTACGCAAAGTGACTGGGAAACCAATCTTACAAATTCAGCATATCATATGATTGACGTTGTGGGGCAGCATTCTCATTTAGTTTACAAAAAAAGCATGCTGAGAAATCATGCTCCTTTTAATCCTGCAGAGCTTGTTTCAAAATATGACCTTATTGTAAAAAATGAATGGCTTGTGATGGGGTTGTATAAATATAATTTAGTTCCCAAAAACCGTATGTTCGGATATAGTAATAATGAAGGAGGCTGGCATGCTGCCGAACTAGGTATAAATTTGGATTCTGACGGGGGCGAAGAGAAGATAGCTGATGTCAATCAATTGTCTTTATGGGGAATTGCACATGAATTCGGGCATGTCAATCAGATAAGACCGGACGTTAAATGGATTGGCACTACAGAGGTTACTAATAATATGCACAGTACATGGGTAGATTATCATATGAATCCACAAAACGATGGAATGTCTAGGCTAGAAAGAGAGTCTGTAGTACCGACAACAGGAATGGAGAGCATTGAAGGAGGAAGAATAAACGGAGCCATTTTGAATACAACCGTCAATCAGGAAGCTTTACAAGGGAATACCAATCCGGATGTTTTTAAGGTGCTGGTACCTTTCTGGCAACTTGAACTGTATTATCAGCTGGCGGGAGCTTCAAGAAATGCCCCGGTTCTTTCCTTTAACTATCCGACTAACTATACAGGAGTAGATTATGCACACTGGTTTGGAACGGTTGCAAACGTTGCAAGAAGTTATAATTCTTCTGGGATTTCAAATGGTGAACTGCTTCTGAATTTTGTGAAGAATACCTGCGATGCGGTACAGGAAGACTTAACCGGATTCTTTATTAAAACCGGATTTTTAAAGCCTGTAAACAACTATATTGATAATAACGGTATCGGGCAGCTTATCATTACACAAGCTCAAATCGATGCTACCATTGCATCCATACAAGCTAAGAACTATCAGACACCGGTTTCGCCGGTAATACATTATATTTCATCCCGAAGTATTGAGGCTTTCCGTAACCAGCTTCCGCTTAGCGGACAAACAGGTCAGGGAGTTACTTTAAGCAATAATTATCTTACTGTACAGCACAGTGTTTGGAAGAATGCAGTTGCCTATGAAACATTCAATGCCAATAATCAATTGATTTATGTATCTGTTATGGGAACGGGTGATACTAGCAATCAAACTACAAAGGTATACTACCCTTCTACCGCTACAGCTGTTTATGCAGTGGGGTATGATGGACAGAAAATTTTGGTTTATCCTTCTTTTCCCTTGGAAACACTTACTACCACGGAAGCAGAAAACAAAGGTTTTGAATTGATTGTCTATCCTAATCCTGTGGAACAGAATGACACAATTCACATTCAGTTAAAAAATGCATCAGGAAATTACAATGCACAGATTTCCGGTCTGGATGGCAAAGTAATATTCAGTTCAAAGGGAAGTCTTGAAGCTATTGAAAGGGAAATAAATACAGAGGTTCTTAAATATCATACAGGAATTTACTTACTTTCTTTGAAAGATGCAAAAGGTAAGGCCTTTAAAACCGTTAAGATTATTAAAAGATAA
- a CDS encoding DUF2911 domain-containing protein, with protein sequence MKAMIKTATVLVAAMTISMNAFAQDTKKPASPPATATGKIKDATITIAYSSPSVKGRTIWGGLEAYDKVWRAGANEATTFETDKDITVQGKKLPAGKYSFFLIPKQSGTWTAIFNKEPKQWGAYKYEQAKDALRVDVKTKALPATQETLVYKINNNGFTMDWDKISVPVEIK encoded by the coding sequence ATGAAAGCAATGATCAAAACTGCTACCGTACTTGTAGCTGCAATGACAATCTCCATGAATGCCTTTGCACAGGACACTAAAAAACCTGCCAGCCCGCCGGCTACTGCAACGGGAAAAATTAAAGATGCAACCATTACCATTGCCTACAGCAGTCCGTCTGTAAAAGGGCGTACAATCTGGGGTGGTCTGGAAGCTTATGATAAAGTTTGGCGTGCGGGTGCCAATGAAGCAACTACTTTCGAAACCGATAAGGACATTACCGTTCAGGGCAAAAAACTTCCTGCAGGTAAATATAGTTTTTTCTTAATCCCTAAACAAAGCGGAACCTGGACAGCGATTTTTAACAAAGAGCCAAAACAATGGGGAGCTTATAAATACGAACAGGCAAAAGATGCTTTACGAGTTGATGTAAAAACAAAAGCTTTACCAGCAACACAGGAAACGTTAGTGTATAAAATAAACAATAATGGATTCACAATGGATTGGGATAAAATCTCAGTTCCTGTAGAGATCAAATAA
- a CDS encoding PIG-L family deacetylase, translating into MFKKVSTVFILGFYTVFCSAQQVRPSKSSEIYRELKTLKHLPKVLYLAAHPDDENTGLLSWLINDQNVETGYLSLTRGDGGQNLLGTEQGAALGLIRTHELLEARKLDGAQQFFTRAIDFGFSKNTTDTFKQWDENSIIADVVWTIRKFRPDVIICRFPPTAAAGHGQHAASAVVAEKAFKLAGDKTAFPNQLKYVNVWQPKRVLWNTFRFGGVNTTSENQLKVTVGQYDAQLGMGYGELAGLSRSLHKSQGAGTQSVAGIRTEYFAHVIGEPAKATLFDGVVKTWTSQGNIDIDHSLDEIISAFNFNKPELSLPALLALRKKVTELKDTDLKKDKIKSLDHIILSCAGFMGEVVTNQAEAVAGDHYNFRLNLISRTENPVVLEDVKWLTQSESFNRKLSKDSLITIQHDIQIPADGALTEPYWLAKPPVNAGTFSVPNDTLIGLPEAESPLNVWVDLKIGSEKFQVRLPLSFKKLDPVRGDVVEALRIVPALELKFTQPLYVVKENEDLHLSLNVKVNSSKKFSNGKLNLIYNGERLGGADVSSLNGKDTTIDYVIPQTKLTSIKSGRIQLDANFVADGVTYNKKQVLIQYPHLSTLQYFSPATVTVMKGDIQVKVKKVGYIEGAGDFIPEFLRIAGVQVDVLKDEDFYGKIDESGGNGKQNKLSQYDAIVLGVRANNTEKKLGRWMPFLWSYAKAGGNLVMQYNTNQDTTVDQLGMYNFSIANKRVTEENAVVTFLNANHKLLNFPNKITADDFKGWVQERGAYFPAQWDAAYEPLFEMHDTDEEPLQGSTLYAQYGKGNFIYTPLAFFRQLPAGNVGAARLFFNFLSAQKN; encoded by the coding sequence ATGTTCAAAAAAGTAAGCACTGTATTTATTCTTGGCTTTTATACGGTTTTTTGTTCGGCCCAACAGGTTCGGCCTTCCAAATCATCTGAAATTTACCGTGAACTCAAAACACTTAAACACCTCCCTAAAGTTTTATACCTTGCGGCTCATCCCGATGATGAAAATACGGGATTGCTCTCCTGGTTAATCAACGACCAAAATGTAGAAACAGGTTATTTGTCTTTAACCAGAGGTGATGGCGGGCAAAATCTATTAGGGACAGAGCAAGGAGCTGCATTAGGTTTAATCAGAACACATGAGCTTTTAGAGGCAAGAAAGTTAGACGGTGCCCAGCAGTTTTTTACCCGTGCAATTGATTTCGGGTTCTCTAAAAATACGACCGATACCTTTAAACAATGGGATGAAAATAGCATTATAGCTGATGTAGTCTGGACAATCCGTAAATTCCGTCCAGATGTTATCATTTGTCGTTTTCCTCCTACTGCTGCGGCAGGCCACGGACAGCATGCGGCTTCGGCTGTGGTTGCAGAAAAAGCTTTTAAGTTGGCAGGTGATAAAACCGCTTTCCCAAATCAACTAAAATATGTAAATGTATGGCAGCCAAAACGCGTATTATGGAATACTTTCCGCTTTGGCGGGGTCAATACAACATCTGAAAATCAACTGAAAGTAACCGTGGGGCAATATGATGCACAATTGGGAATGGGCTATGGTGAACTGGCAGGATTAAGCAGAAGTTTGCATAAAAGTCAGGGTGCGGGAACACAGTCTGTAGCCGGCATCAGAACTGAATATTTTGCCCATGTTATTGGCGAGCCTGCAAAAGCAACGCTTTTTGACGGAGTCGTTAAAACCTGGACTTCACAAGGAAATATTGATATTGACCATTCGTTAGATGAAATTATTTCCGCTTTCAATTTCAATAAGCCGGAACTTAGCTTACCTGCTTTGCTTGCTTTACGAAAAAAGGTAACGGAGCTAAAAGATACAGACCTGAAAAAGGATAAAATTAAATCTCTTGACCATATCATTTTAAGCTGTGCGGGGTTTATGGGCGAGGTCGTTACCAATCAGGCTGAGGCTGTTGCCGGGGATCATTATAATTTCAGGTTAAATTTAATTTCAAGAACTGAAAACCCTGTCGTTTTAGAAGATGTAAAATGGCTAACTCAATCAGAAAGTTTCAACAGAAAACTATCAAAAGATTCTTTAATTACCATTCAACATGACATTCAGATCCCTGCAGATGGAGCACTCACAGAACCTTACTGGTTGGCAAAACCTCCTGTAAATGCAGGAACTTTCTCTGTGCCGAATGATACTTTAATTGGTTTGCCAGAGGCAGAATCACCACTGAATGTTTGGGTAGATTTAAAAATCGGTTCGGAAAAATTTCAGGTTAGACTTCCTTTATCTTTCAAGAAATTAGATCCGGTGCGTGGTGATGTGGTCGAAGCCTTGCGTATTGTTCCTGCATTGGAACTGAAATTTACACAGCCGCTTTATGTGGTCAAGGAAAATGAAGATCTACATTTGAGTTTAAATGTTAAGGTTAATTCCAGTAAAAAGTTTAGTAATGGTAAACTAAACCTGATTTATAACGGAGAACGATTAGGTGGAGCTGATGTAAGTTCTCTCAATGGAAAAGATACTACCATTGATTATGTTATTCCACAAACGAAACTTACTTCAATAAAGTCGGGTCGTATTCAACTGGATGCCAACTTTGTTGCAGATGGAGTCACTTATAATAAAAAACAAGTATTAATTCAGTACCCGCATTTGTCCACCTTACAATATTTTTCGCCTGCAACGGTAACCGTAATGAAAGGCGACATTCAGGTGAAGGTTAAAAAAGTGGGTTACATAGAAGGTGCGGGCGATTTCATTCCTGAATTCCTGCGTATTGCGGGTGTTCAGGTAGATGTTTTGAAAGACGAAGATTTTTATGGCAAAATAGATGAATCTGGCGGAAACGGTAAACAAAACAAGCTATCCCAGTATGATGCGATTGTATTGGGTGTTCGTGCAAATAACACAGAGAAAAAGCTGGGCCGCTGGATGCCCTTTTTATGGTCTTATGCAAAAGCCGGAGGTAATCTGGTGATGCAGTATAACACCAATCAGGATACAACCGTTGATCAATTGGGCATGTACAATTTCAGTATTGCCAATAAGCGGGTTACCGAAGAAAATGCTGTGGTTACGTTTTTAAATGCCAATCATAAATTACTGAACTTTCCGAATAAAATTACGGCGGATGATTTTAAAGGCTGGGTACAGGAGCGTGGCGCTTATTTTCCTGCTCAATGGGATGCAGCGTATGAACCGCTTTTTGAAATGCACGATACAGATGAAGAGCCACTACAGGGATCAACTTTATATGCCCAATACGGGAAGGGTAATTTTATTTACACACCGTTGGCATTTTTCAGACAGCTGCCTGCTGGAAATGTTGGGGCGGCACGTTTATTTTTTAACTTTTTATCTGCACAGAAAAACTAA
- a CDS encoding sodium:solute symporter, whose product MSNIDWTVLIFTLVAVVVYGVFIGRGQKSNESYLKADNKMPWYIVLIGIMATQASAITFLSAPGQAYTDGMRFVQYYFGLPLAMIVICITFIPIFQRLNVYTAYEYLENRFDKKTRVLTSLLFLFSRGLSTGISIYAPSIILSSVLNWNIYLTNVLTGGILLIYTYVGGAKAIAHTQKLQFLIILGTMAFAGYLLIQNMPNGIGFNDALYLAGKSGKLNVITTEFDWKDKYNIWSGLIGGFFLALSYFGTDQSQVGRYITAKDNTNAKMGLLLNGLVKIPMQFAILLIGALLFAFFSLKPAPIYFNERSYQYLKETKPEQAAAFEKEHQDLQLKFNAESKEILKLKETHSPQLNKTIQDFKDTQTQVKALHGRVEEAINHSNYNAEKTDTNYIFLYFVKNTLPVGMIGLLFAVIFLASWGSISAALNSLAACSLKDVHLIFKKEIPDDATELRYSRLHTLAWGIFSIGVAMFATQMGSLIEAVNVLGSLFYGPILGIFLVAFYYKKVNGAIVFISAILSEITVIAVYQFDIVSFLWLNVIGAAAVIIFSAIGLLFYKPKAVNS is encoded by the coding sequence ATGAGTAATATAGATTGGACAGTTCTCATTTTTACACTGGTTGCAGTGGTGGTTTACGGCGTATTCATCGGTCGTGGTCAAAAAAGCAACGAATCCTACCTGAAAGCAGATAATAAAATGCCTTGGTATATTGTGCTGATAGGGATTATGGCTACGCAGGCAAGTGCGATTACATTTCTTTCGGCACCGGGCCAGGCCTATACAGACGGTATGCGTTTCGTTCAGTATTACTTTGGTCTGCCTTTGGCGATGATTGTGATCTGTATCACTTTCATCCCGATTTTTCAGCGTTTAAATGTTTATACGGCCTATGAATATTTAGAAAACCGTTTTGATAAAAAAACAAGAGTACTTACTTCATTGCTTTTTCTTTTTTCCAGAGGTTTATCAACGGGAATCAGCATTTATGCTCCGAGTATCATCTTATCAAGCGTTTTAAACTGGAATATTTACTTAACCAATGTTTTGACAGGCGGTATTCTGTTAATTTATACCTATGTTGGAGGTGCAAAAGCGATCGCTCACACCCAAAAATTACAGTTTCTTATTATTTTGGGAACCATGGCTTTTGCAGGCTATCTGCTTATTCAAAATATGCCGAATGGAATTGGGTTTAACGATGCGTTGTATCTGGCAGGGAAATCAGGAAAGCTCAACGTAATTACCACAGAATTCGATTGGAAAGATAAATACAATATCTGGAGTGGTTTAATTGGTGGCTTTTTTCTGGCACTTTCTTACTTTGGTACGGACCAGAGCCAGGTCGGGAGGTATATTACTGCGAAGGACAATACCAATGCAAAAATGGGCTTGCTGTTGAACGGATTGGTTAAAATTCCGATGCAGTTTGCTATTCTTCTGATTGGTGCTCTGCTTTTTGCATTCTTTTCTCTAAAACCGGCTCCAATTTATTTTAACGAACGTTCTTATCAATATTTAAAGGAAACAAAACCGGAACAGGCCGCGGCTTTTGAAAAAGAGCATCAGGATTTACAACTAAAATTTAATGCAGAATCGAAAGAAATTCTAAAACTGAAAGAAACTCATTCTCCCCAACTTAACAAAACAATTCAGGATTTTAAAGATACACAGACCCAGGTAAAAGCACTTCACGGCAGGGTAGAGGAAGCGATCAATCATTCAAACTATAATGCGGAAAAAACGGATACGAATTACATTTTCCTGTATTTTGTGAAAAATACCTTGCCTGTAGGGATGATCGGTTTGCTGTTTGCCGTCATTTTTCTGGCCAGTTGGGGTTCAATTTCGGCAGCACTGAATTCACTTGCCGCCTGCTCATTAAAAGATGTTCACTTGATATTTAAAAAAGAAATTCCTGATGATGCAACCGAACTGAGGTACAGTCGTCTACACACTTTAGCCTGGGGTATCTTCTCAATCGGTGTAGCCATGTTTGCAACTCAAATGGGTTCCCTTATTGAAGCGGTTAACGTATTGGGTTCTCTTTTCTACGGCCCGATATTGGGGATTTTTCTGGTTGCATTTTATTATAAAAAAGTCAACGGCGCGATTGTATTTATTTCTGCAATTTTATCAGAAATTACGGTTATTGCCGTTTATCAGTTCGATATCGTTTCCTTCCTTTGGCTTAACGTAATCGGGGCAGCGGCAGTTATTATATTTTCCGCAATCGGATTACTGTTTTATAAGCCGAAAGCAGTAAATTCGTAA